The proteins below are encoded in one region of Pangasianodon hypophthalmus isolate fPanHyp1 chromosome 6, fPanHyp1.pri, whole genome shotgun sequence:
- the LOC113534360 gene encoding synaptotagmin-5, giving the protein MRIQLEVHLQILLAVGLAVFCFGLVLGCIICWRRRKSSSSDTKEEGFYLQSAPTDHVTVTLSSSPSIKILPVKQQYEELDGDVLDYPSEASSFTPSDDNQSSFPQVSTSLKGPQKSRFALRRLSTPAVPCSPFKPTVHGRASLPSIPKLSLGSKTRRALDRRSTVIGDSFLTGTDPEYSPSSQQGELSSSQCSSSPSSRRSSFTNKQPPAVHFSLLFCPADGTLTVTILSLFRGSRRLSGAMVRASLPPLCPATLQAVPSRRNSLSLEPQAQVFTLKVGSVEELRACTLRLAVFGKDFSGLRETPLGHLELNCSEMDWEPDTTITFNLQLNPARRRVKKSHSTQESLGTMTSVCISKLLGQLFVLLQYQTQAHRIKVMVRKAENLAKLTRMPGAADHYVVINLRQGGKVISTKETKGASGPNAVWNAPFLFDLPPGDIIRLPLVLEFIVMQGRLYTKSSVLGRVLIGSEGPEAGQQHWKEMCSRGQVETARWHTLLSETP; this is encoded by the exons ATGCGCATTCAGTTAGAAG TTCATCTACAGATCCTCCTGGCTGTTGGTCTGGCCGTCTTCTGCTTCGGCCTTGTGCTGGGCTGCATCATTTGTTGGCGCCGCAGGAAATCTAGCTCTTCTGACACTAAAGAGGAGGGGTTTTATCTGCAGTCCGCACCTACAGATCACGTGACTGTGACTCTCAGCTCGTCCCCTTCAATCAAAATTCTTCCAGTCAAACAGCAATATGAAGAGTTGGATGGTGACGTATTGGATTATCCATCAGAGGCCAGCAGCTTTACACCATCTGATGATAACCAGAGCAGTTTCCCACAGGTCTCAACAAGTTTGAAAGGCCCTCAGAAGTCTCGATTCGCCTTACGCCGCCTAAGCACCCCCGCTGTCCCCTGTTCTCCCTTTAAACCGACTGTCCATGGCCGAGCTTCCCTCCCAAGTATCCCTAAACTTAGCCTGGGCTCTAAAACACGCCGGGCTCTGGATCGTCGCTCAACGGTGATTGGAGACAGCTTCCTGACAGGTACTGACCCTGAGTATTCGCCATCCAGCCAGCAGGGGGAGCTCTCTTCATCTCAATGCAGCTCCAGCCCGAGCTCCAGACGCAGCTCCTTCACGAACAAGCAGCCTCCTGCAGTTCACTTCTCCTTGCTGTTCTGTCCAGCAGATGGCACCCTCACTGTCACAATCCTCAGTCTCTTCAGGGGCTCCAGGAGGCTCAGTGGTGCCATGGTGCGTGCCAGTCTGCCCCCACTGTGCCCTGCTACCCTGCAGGCAGTGCCGTCACGCAGAAACAGCCTCAGCCTAGAGCCTCAGGCTCAGGTGTTCACTCTGAAGGTGGGATCTGTAGAAGAGCTTCGGGCCTGCACTCTCAGACTGGCCGTGTTTGGTAAAGATTTCTCAGGTCTCCGTGAGACACCACTGGGTCATCTAGAGCTCAACTGTAGTGAGATGGACTGGGAGCCCGATACCACCATCACATTCAACCTCCAACTCAATCCTGCAAGGAGGCGAGTAAAAAAG AGCCACAGTACCCAGGAGTCTTTGGGCACAATGACATCTGTGTGCATTTCAAAGCTCTTGGGTCAACTTTTTGTCTTGCTTCAGTACCAGACTCAGGCCCATCGGATCAAAGTGATGGTGCGCAAAGCTGAGAACCTGGCCAAGCTAACTCGAATGCCTGGAGCTGCAG ATCACTACGTTGTCATTAACCTGCGTCAGGGTGGGAAAGTGATCAGTACTAAAGAGACGAAGGGAGCGAGTGGACCTAATGCTGTGTGGAACGCACCTTTCCTGTTCGATTTACCCCCCGGTGACATCATCAGACTTCCGCTGGTCCTGGAGTTCATCGTTATGCAG GGACGGCTGTACACGAAAAGCAGTGTGCTTGGCCGCGTTCTGATTGGTTCTGAGGGCCCGGAGGCGGGGCAACAGCACTGGAAGGAGATGTGCAGCCGAGGGCAGGTGGAAACAGCGCGCTGGCACACACTCCTGTCAGAGACACCCTAA